The following proteins come from a genomic window of Diorhabda sublineata isolate icDioSubl1.1 chromosome 7, icDioSubl1.1, whole genome shotgun sequence:
- the LOC130446507 gene encoding uncharacterized protein LOC130446507 isoform X2, with the protein MVSVITKENGAPFRNRTYSLPNNYIGQGYNCNADGDYGNLSLELRPNNEFNPSERDIYEWRSQGHCNNVYVTSSSATTEGNISLENAATSTIDERPKPIRTGRNIFGDYRYVDLIEMAINTSPQQQLTLNQIYSWIQASIKDINERTNGESSWKNSVRHSLSLQKHFIRKKFNGTHYWTIDYNKKPKDCDKRRPNSLNLQQLEELREGDKQFFMVHNQQLPSIPSQDMLLTESYEGAVSYCNENTEKPSKIAHGFKKGVKKYMQKIKQVITKKSSEKYKLIRTQSLRENRSSCEYVPPSYNYTCLEHQMPYQMNCEKKFVPQYFPKTFTNVAYYTEQHPQLSRSNSDTSNEFYNNQSTNPCTNVNFSNEYTTNFIDNHNIEAQNNYISNQMTFNPQYSRPRSNTVSSTSSDYKQDWHYFQERPETEFENHDGIISNRTTESDNLNVLACELQSSVTLQPINEAVLKSEDNGYYNQQCNSISSTQSCQFPVFNDNNTIDDIDGIAMRDLFVPVNSRQ; encoded by the exons atggtTAGTGTAATAACTAAAg AAAATGGAGCTCCATTCAGAAATAGAACTTACTCTCTTCCGAATAATTACATTGGTCAAGGATATAACTGTAATGCAGATGGAGATTACGGTAATCTGTCGTTGGAATTAAGACCGAACAACGAATTTAATCCTAGTGAACGTGATATTTACGAATGGAGAAGCCAAGGACACTGTAACAATGTTTATGTCACAAGTAGCTCTGCTACTACTGAGGGAAATATTTCTTTGGAAAATGCTGCTACGAGTACAATAGACGAAAGACCCAAACCCATTC gtaCTGGACGCAACATTTTCGGAGATTATCGTTACGTAGATCTTATAGAGATGGCGATAAATACATCACCTCAACAACAATTGACTCTTAATCAGATTTACAGTTGGATACAGGCTAGCATAAAAGACATAAATGAAAGAACCAACGGAGAATCGTCGTGGAAGAATTCCGTACGTCATAGTTTGtctcttcaaaaacattttatcaGGAAAAAATTCAATGGAACTCATTATTGGACaatcgattataataaaaaacctAAAGATTGCG ATAAACGAAGACCCAATTCTTTGAATTTACAACAATTAGAAGAGTTAAGAGAAGGGGACAAACAGTTCTTCATGGTGCACAATCAACAATTACCATCTATTCCTTCACAAGATATGTTACTGACTGAATCTTATGAAGGAGCAGTTTCTTATTGTAATGAAAACACCGAAAAACCATCCAAAATAGCACACGGTTTTAAAAAAGgagtgaaaaaatatatgcaaaaaatcaaacaagtaATAACTAAAAAGTCGTCTGAAAAGTATAAGTTAATTAGAACACAGTCGTTAAGAGAAAATAGAAGTTCTTGTGAATATGTTCCACCGTCATACAATTACACATGCTTAGAACATCAAATGCCTTAccaaatgaattgtgaaaaaaaatttgtacctcaatattttccaaaaacatttaCAAATGTTGCTTATTACACCGAACAGCATCCTCAATTGTCTAGATCCAATTCAGATACGTCCAATgagttttataataatcaaaGTACTAATCCTTGTACTAACGTTAACTTTTCAAATGAATACactacaaattttattgataatcatAATATAGAAGCACAGAATAATTACATATCTAATCAAATGACGTTTAACCCTCAATATAGTAGACCAAGATCGAATACTGTGAGCTCTACTTCATCGGATTATAAACAAGATTGGCATTATTTCCAAGAAAGACCCGAAACTGAATTCGAAAATCATGACGGCATTATCAGTAATCGaacaacagaaagtgacaatttAAACGTATTAGCATGTGAGCTTCAATCAAGTGTTACTTTACAACCTATAAATGAGGCAGTTTTGAAATCAGAAGACAATGGTTATTATAATCAACAATGTAATAGTATTAGTTCAACACAAAGCTGTCAGTTTCCAGTGTTTAATGACAATAATACCATTGACGATATCGATGGAATTGCAATGAGGGATTTATTTGTACCAGTCAATTCGAGACAATGA
- the LOC130446507 gene encoding uncharacterized protein LOC130446507 isoform X1: MVSVITKGENGAPFRNRTYSLPNNYIGQGYNCNADGDYGNLSLELRPNNEFNPSERDIYEWRSQGHCNNVYVTSSSATTEGNISLENAATSTIDERPKPIRTGRNIFGDYRYVDLIEMAINTSPQQQLTLNQIYSWIQASIKDINERTNGESSWKNSVRHSLSLQKHFIRKKFNGTHYWTIDYNKKPKDCDKRRPNSLNLQQLEELREGDKQFFMVHNQQLPSIPSQDMLLTESYEGAVSYCNENTEKPSKIAHGFKKGVKKYMQKIKQVITKKSSEKYKLIRTQSLRENRSSCEYVPPSYNYTCLEHQMPYQMNCEKKFVPQYFPKTFTNVAYYTEQHPQLSRSNSDTSNEFYNNQSTNPCTNVNFSNEYTTNFIDNHNIEAQNNYISNQMTFNPQYSRPRSNTVSSTSSDYKQDWHYFQERPETEFENHDGIISNRTTESDNLNVLACELQSSVTLQPINEAVLKSEDNGYYNQQCNSISSTQSCQFPVFNDNNTIDDIDGIAMRDLFVPVNSRQ, from the exons atggtTAGTGTAATAACTAAAg GAGAAAATGGAGCTCCATTCAGAAATAGAACTTACTCTCTTCCGAATAATTACATTGGTCAAGGATATAACTGTAATGCAGATGGAGATTACGGTAATCTGTCGTTGGAATTAAGACCGAACAACGAATTTAATCCTAGTGAACGTGATATTTACGAATGGAGAAGCCAAGGACACTGTAACAATGTTTATGTCACAAGTAGCTCTGCTACTACTGAGGGAAATATTTCTTTGGAAAATGCTGCTACGAGTACAATAGACGAAAGACCCAAACCCATTC gtaCTGGACGCAACATTTTCGGAGATTATCGTTACGTAGATCTTATAGAGATGGCGATAAATACATCACCTCAACAACAATTGACTCTTAATCAGATTTACAGTTGGATACAGGCTAGCATAAAAGACATAAATGAAAGAACCAACGGAGAATCGTCGTGGAAGAATTCCGTACGTCATAGTTTGtctcttcaaaaacattttatcaGGAAAAAATTCAATGGAACTCATTATTGGACaatcgattataataaaaaacctAAAGATTGCG ATAAACGAAGACCCAATTCTTTGAATTTACAACAATTAGAAGAGTTAAGAGAAGGGGACAAACAGTTCTTCATGGTGCACAATCAACAATTACCATCTATTCCTTCACAAGATATGTTACTGACTGAATCTTATGAAGGAGCAGTTTCTTATTGTAATGAAAACACCGAAAAACCATCCAAAATAGCACACGGTTTTAAAAAAGgagtgaaaaaatatatgcaaaaaatcaaacaagtaATAACTAAAAAGTCGTCTGAAAAGTATAAGTTAATTAGAACACAGTCGTTAAGAGAAAATAGAAGTTCTTGTGAATATGTTCCACCGTCATACAATTACACATGCTTAGAACATCAAATGCCTTAccaaatgaattgtgaaaaaaaatttgtacctcaatattttccaaaaacatttaCAAATGTTGCTTATTACACCGAACAGCATCCTCAATTGTCTAGATCCAATTCAGATACGTCCAATgagttttataataatcaaaGTACTAATCCTTGTACTAACGTTAACTTTTCAAATGAATACactacaaattttattgataatcatAATATAGAAGCACAGAATAATTACATATCTAATCAAATGACGTTTAACCCTCAATATAGTAGACCAAGATCGAATACTGTGAGCTCTACTTCATCGGATTATAAACAAGATTGGCATTATTTCCAAGAAAGACCCGAAACTGAATTCGAAAATCATGACGGCATTATCAGTAATCGaacaacagaaagtgacaatttAAACGTATTAGCATGTGAGCTTCAATCAAGTGTTACTTTACAACCTATAAATGAGGCAGTTTTGAAATCAGAAGACAATGGTTATTATAATCAACAATGTAATAGTATTAGTTCAACACAAAGCTGTCAGTTTCCAGTGTTTAATGACAATAATACCATTGACGATATCGATGGAATTGCAATGAGGGATTTATTTGTACCAGTCAATTCGAGACAATGA